The Leptidea sinapis chromosome Z, ilLepSina1.1, whole genome shotgun sequence genomic sequence ataaatttcatttattattatagttaggAAATACCGTGACTGCTGCATTAAGGTCGAGCACCGAAGGTCAGCGCTGATATCGGTCGAGCGTAGCGCGTACCGTACGCGCTGATCATGTTGcgtttagtgctcagctgaTAGCAAACTTGATTACGCGTATACAGTTGCGAAGAAAAATTAATCTCTTTTAAAGTTCTTTAATATGTGCGTACTAGTCACGCACGGAATAAAAGACGGACAAGATATCATGTTCACCCAATTTTCATAAAGCGTCAAATTAAAgaagaaatttaaacaatatattcGAACATGCCACAACACTAATTTTGTTTATGATTATTGATACCGATATAAAGAATTCGTACGGTCGGTCGCTCGGTCAGCGTCGCACTGAACGCACTAAATTATCGTACATCGGACCGATGAGCTCAACTGACAATTCTCGTAAGCTCGACGCTGACGTAGCTatacgcgcgtagcaattcatcagcgctgAACCGAACGcgatcaaaattatgttttctcaAGAAAATCCTCGCCTTATAGATTGCATTAGCCGGTGACTGACTGAGCGAGCAGCCTCGGACATTTGCCGCGGGTTTtttaaatgagggtgccgcgcGCTGCAATTCCGAGCCAGAGATCCTGAGCCAGTTTCGAGTTGTCAGCTTAACGTAAAGTCGAACAGTGACTGCACGTGCTTAACGCAGCTCATATTTGATGATGCATGAATGATTGAGATTCTCAttgcgtcactttacataatatattgtaactaataattgtaactgaaaagatttgtaaaaagatgaagctgtaaatgatgaaagagtggcaatgagattcttgacacttctcattaaagctgAACCCTTTCCTAAGTAAGCGGtaattatataaagaaaaaaaaacttttgacatttaaaagtgtaatttccttgatctacatgaataaagtgattttgatttgctttgatttgaaaattaacCATTCACAAACGAACGCCTCAGACCTAAAAAGAACGGGCGTAAGATAATCAGTGCGCCTCTTTAACAAAGTAACTGTTACTGCAAATTGGTTTGTTTAAAGAGTTGTAATGAAAAAGGTTTGTCTGCAGTGCACCTGTAAGAGCAAGTGCACctgtatatttaaacaaaaaaaaatcaatttcgagaaaacTACTTTTTCTTCATGTCGAGAATACAGCACTATCGCAACGCTTCGCTTATAAGTCGTGCAATAAGACATAAccaaaatgtttaatataatgGTCAAAACACATAAGGTAAAAGTACACTTATATACATTTCTCTAAGCGTAGACaactttttatttcaaaatattcctGTCACAAACCGCTACCACATTTATAACACTATCCGAACACACATcaacaaactttattattacttcaCTAGGGAATATTTCGAAACAACTTTAAGCTTAAACTCTCAAATACAACAAGTAAATTCAACCGTAAGCTTGTATATATAAGAACAAGGGCTGATAGTAAATGAGACAATGAACTATCACACATTTTCAGTTCTAATTACCTGgtcgtgatgtttattttacagtaaagttaaactttataacaaaatattgagGCAGCTTGAGTTGTTTAAGGGTTATACAGgggtataataaattattgttttatggtGATTGGAATAAAACGCTcggtcataaaattatttattctgtaGGCTGTTTTAAGTCATATCTTTAACTTATTTTACCTATATATGAGCCTATATATAAGGGAAAGTGCCCTTGCAATATTTCTGTATATAGTTAAGGCGTTCGAACGTGTTTGGCACCAAGGACTGACCCACTAGCTCTCCGAGACTTCAGCTCCAAGGCCACTGGTGAAGATAATCGCCAGCGCCAATCGGATTGACCAACACGCAACGTAACTGCACAAGATGTGTGGCGTACCAGAGGCCAGTTGTCCCTCTCCACTGTTGTACGCCCTGTACACAAACGATTCCCATTTGGAGCTTTCACCATTCTGGTGATGTCCACCATAACGTCACTAACATCGACGCAGGCCTCGTTAAAGATACATCTACAACTGGACCCACTACCAGCTTGACTGAAAAGCTGGCGACTCTCGGCAAATCCCAGAAAAACGAACGCCGTCTGCCTTATTGAGGCAGCCTGCTAGCCTGCAGAAGCTGAAGTTCTGCGGAGAGAACATCCCGTGGTCTCTGCTGGTGAAATACCTTGGAGACACAATTGATCGTTGCCTCAACATGACGCAGCATATCGTAGACACTGTGATGAAGGCCAACATCGCCGGTGCTCTCCTCCAGCCTCCCTTTGAAGACAGCCCTACCAGCGGAATCCCCCGGAGAACAGCGTAACTGCAAGGAGAAATGTGCTGCTAGTCTTGAGCAGTGTACGATCCCATCTCCAGCTACGTTGGAGCCGCCACCATGCCTCTAAAGAGGCAATTAATGAAGCCGTCCATTGAGCGACATCACTCGCCAATTATTCAGTTGTGACGCAAACAGCGGTTAAATTAttctgtttaaaatatttggacATTACAactttaattacaaaatatcataataaaagaatgaggttaaaaacaaaaatttgtttttaaaagtattgtttcatatattttaataaaatatattatcatctattttatttaagcGCTCCATACCCACACGGCAGATCCCAATTACTAACCGCTGTCCGTTCATGTGTCatccaatgttttttttttgtttttaaattacataattatatgtattatacgAAAGGTATGAAACCCTTTGTTTGGAAGTCCAATGCTgtcgaagtttttttttctattattttcttttagcACTTTTTCCACTTTACCGATTTTTAAGTCGTAGCATAAGAAAATACAATTCAAAGAATAATTCAAGAGTGCCCTCAATCCACTGTTAGGCGAGTATATTATTTGCGAGTTGAATTCTGTATGATGTCTATTAATATGACCTCTATTCTATTTAACAGACAGGCAGTTCGTATTATTTGAATGTTTCAATTGATTTTACGCCGCGTCTTCACATATAGCAATAAGTATAATATCTGAATTCAAATATGAAATGACTATGAGAATTGAACCATGAACTATTCACAAATATACAAGCACTAACGATGAACAATCAAATATTACTTTGTCCTAAGTTATGGACGAGGATATttgacttataataatatatataaatatggaaGTTtgcatatttatgtatttcctttaaaagagtttttaatcttaataatttaaatgacatgGATTGctacatcatccccaccatctggatatgtggtgttcttccacagtgcggttttcaaggaactttcttacaCCTACAACAAAACTGTGCAGTaagctaccttgtgcggtgtttaggtgacgatacgacatggtttccttcaaaaaatgcgcgcacacctttctaaaaggcgacaaacgcttctgtgattcctctggtgttgcaataaaatatgagtagcggtgaccacttaacaccgggtgacccgaACGCTTGTATGCCGGGTACACTCGCAGCAGCCAACAGCAGGTATACAGCGGTACAATTTATCGTGAACAAGAGCTATGATGGCAACGGATTTTCCTCAAGAGGAAACTTAGTGGTAGATAAGCTCATCGTAAACTCtaataagatgaaattatacACGGGGGGTTATGCAGATGATCTTTTCATTCTCTTAAAGGACCCATATGAAAATGTGTGATGAATGCGCATGAGATTTAATAAATAGAACATATAAAAtccaattttaaaattgttcagCAATGGTGCGCGAAATGCAGTCTAATCGTCAACCTGTCTATACTGTtcaacaataaacaatactTATGTAAGTTCTAGAATACCAAAGTTGTTCAACACCGACTTGAGCCTTAGGTACTGTTGAAGCTTAGTACCTAGGCTGGACAGTGACAACATGTCCAATCTTCGCCTTAAACTGTCGAGTTTATGAACTGCCCTCTTTCCTTTCGATCTTTACCCTCGACTCgtttgattttttcacagccttaaaggagtgcaaacatgcgttattcctataaaataattCCATAGGAGCGTCTTGACACACGAGCAGTCTGACTGCAGACTGTACCTTAGTACAAATTTATCACTGTATACTCagtttttattgtgtttttttaaacgcAATAGGATCTCCGTTGAATTATCCTtaagatacaaaaaaaagagaaaaccaTGCTATATATTACTGcgatcaaacaaacaaattctCATGCCTTGTACCACACTACAATCATCCACATACATACCAATCACCTTGTTATGAACAGTCACAAAAAGATGTTCATTGAACTGTGCGTGTTTCTCACATCGGCGTTTACCCTATATGTCTTATACAATCATACTCGGTTGAAGAATTTCTTTAACGAGAATGGGGTGAAGTACAAACCATTTTATCCAATACTCGGCAATACTTTACAGAGTACAATTAAACAGAAGCACTTGGTAGAAGAAATAGATGAAGTTTATAGAGCGTTTCCGAACGagaagtaagtaattaaatataatgactATAATATAGAAAGAGTAAATTTCTCCAAGTTTAAAATGGGCTTTGTCGGCATCagttttatttatctaaatcCATGATCCACAGAATAAAAGACCAGATACCTAATACAATCTAAACTTAGTCCtgaagttttatataaaaaaaatacatttatctaaatttgttttttgcTTAGATATGACCAgagcatttattaaaataacttagaatatactattgCTGACACAAAGGCTTCCACACTGATGAAATCACCAAAACAAAGACTAATTAAAACGATTTGTTTCaagaaaaaaactaaataactaaaaaagttACACTTTGCTAAAAAGTGTAAGTAGTTCTAGTAGGCAGTTTGTTTGCGCGAATactttttcacataaaaaaagccgggattatgtttatttgataCTTATTAGAATATgttctatatttttttctatgagTGTGCGTTAAGGGTTAAAgttaactaacctaacctaaccccccccccccccccggcTAGTGGCTTACCGAAGGTTTTTGCAAATGGCTCTACTACTTAGTGGACGCAACATAAAGGTTGTATAAGCCTTGAATGCTGAAGTTCTCCAAGGCTGTGCGGTATTTCTTTAAAATCAACTTAAAACTACTTTAGGTCACAAAATTACTATCATTTACTATTATGCCACTCTTTTGGATCAATGTTTCTTCATTTTGCAAATTACTAAGGATcttattaagtataatattggTAAGTTTATCTTTTTACttatttgaaagaaagaaaaaaaaacatttatttcaacacacacacaaataacaaaatgaagcaacttaaaaatatacaaatataaaaatatgtgatgTTTAAAGaggagccactcagcatgtgtttCAACACAAGTGTGTTGCAACGCTGGTCTTCTGTGACCCCCGCGTGACACATGAACCTCAATTAATATTTGCGTGTTTGTTATACTTTCTCGCTTCATCATCTCTAAATTTCCACTTACGTTGCTTACGAGTAAGCATTAGAAAAGTTTCAGAGAAATCACCATATAATTTTAGATCTGTTTCACAACTGAATGACGAATGTTTTTACCTCCAATACGGATATTTtcacataattttaatatagaaTTTCTCATCAAACATTTCAGATACGTCGCCTTCGTGGAAGGTGCGATACCACATTTACTAATACGTGATCCTGATCTCATAAAGGCAATAACTGTGAAGGATTTCGATCACTTTGTCGATCATAAGGGGTTCTTTCCGGTCGACATTGAACCCTTGTTTGGAAATAGTGTCTTTATGATGAAAGGTAAATGTTTTTATACGATTGagatgacatatttttttataatctttgtgaaatttatttgtttagcttatttcaataatttccaTATATATATTGGAATTACCTTCTTTTTGCGGAATCTTCGGAACGATATGACATGGTTACATTCAATAGAATAGCATACACGTTTCTAAAAGGTTAGTAACCCTCGTATCCTCTGCAGTTGCAAATGTTGGTTGTCCGTaagatcgtttgtcctcctcgtCCATTAGTTTTTTTGCAATTTCTCAAATTCTCAGAtggttaatatatattttaaattcccAGGTGAAAGATGGCATGATATGAGATCAACGCTAAGCCCAGCTTTTACCAGTTCCAAGATGAAACTTATGATGCCATTAATGTTGGAAATTAGTAACAACATTGTAGAATATATTAAAGGTATGTTGATATGGTTAAATTTATCATGAAGTATTTCTCACTTAGGCAACCTCAACCACGAACTTACCAATTAAAAAAacgtaatttgtaaaataaaaactcaaaagatatataaaaataaatacagacaTAAATGTGAGAACACAAAACTAGATATACTGAGAAATTACCTGATATTTAAACTTAGTCATATtactttttctttctttatcctttctataaggtttaatttttaccagtgggatgttTCTATCAACGGATTGTCAGCTAGATAGAATTTTCCTGCTTTCCCTATTAAAACCCCTACGATATTCCCACTCTAGTTgatgaactaattttaaatctACTGCAGAGTTTActcaaaatatgaaaacaatgtTAGATTTTTCACTAAAGGGAGAATTTTAAGTATTCTGACGAGTGTGGAATTCGTTTAGCATGGGGTGAAACCGAGGGTAGAAACGAACCGATCGATAATCCAAGCAATAGCAGTTTATAACTAACAAGCTGCCGCCCGCAATCTCATCCGCGTGGACGATATAAAGCAGCAAAAAAGGTTTCTAAATACTTAATCTGTATTTAtagattcaaatttaaaaactactatttaacgaaaaaacaaatacaaatacacatacaaatatttttattttgtttcaaaagAAAAACGTATTGTACAAAAAAGCCATGTACATGCTACTTCATACccataatacctactacacaacattTTACATCACAACCTTTAGATACAAACATTAAGAAGAAGCCTATATACTTATGTTTGGTAAGTGCATCTAGACAAGTAGGTACGAAGTTTTTATTGCTAGGACTTCTTAAAGAACCTAGGCacatacagacagtaggttttatgtgaagcagacataaaagctggtgccttcccagaaaattgatattttactgGAGTGGTAGGTATGTAGtctacattatgacaacaatctactagtacatggctgagctctaactcctaactaagtttccctgtgtttaggatattagtactccccgtgtatcggtctgttattccatagttcaagaatgtgtatgtctgactattataatgcacaaaatgtagtttaataattttgagaggaaaaataaataagtaatataatatagtatataattaatttaaaggtatGAGTAGTAATGAGTAAATATGTAGGTCGGTATGTATACCACCAGATAATTATGTACATACTAGTGAAGGTATATGattgtatatttctttatatgtatgaaatatagatagatataatattttctaaaagaaAATGTGCTTATTTGCTAATTTGTGACGTAAGGTATCTAAATTATTACCTAGTTTTAAATTAAGCAAGTTTAAATGTATCCTAAACCTATTGAAAttccggcccacattctagcgctctacaaagcgcaggtccggcctcacatggagtattgctgtcatctctggtctggcgcaccccagtatcagctcgatccatttgaccgcgtgcaacgcagagcagctcgaattgtcggggacccagtactctgtgaacggctggatcacttggcgttgtctaccgcatttatcacggggagtgttccgaagagctgttcaacctgattcctgccgccgaatttcaccttcgcacgacacgccacaagttacgatatcatccccaccatctggatgtgtggcggtcctccacagtgcggttttcaaggagctttcttcctcgtaccacgaagctgtggaatgagcttccttgtgcggtgtttccgggacgatacgacatgggtaccttcaagaaaagcgtgtactccttccttaaaggccggcaacgctcttgtgattcctctggtgttgcaggagagtgtgggcggcggtgatcacttaacaccaggtgacccgtacgctcgtatgtcctcctattccataaaaaaaaaaatataagtattaataaataatatcgtatattaattatttaggtcaactgatgtaatgtaaatgatacgtgtaatatgatatttaattaaagcaGAATTACTTTCGGTACATACCCAGACCAAACCGAAATATGTTTTTGCTAATAGACTAAACGAAGGACAGTTTTTCGAAACCGTGACGTTTTTCATACTTTGAGAATGTTTGTTCTCGTCATAAACGGAACGAAACGAAAAGTCTGTCccgaataatttatacataattttaaccTTCCTCTTGAAACATTCTCTCAGCGCCCCAGGAACCTTGAATacgttatccatattattgCAAACACAGAATTTTGTGTTCTATGATTGCAatatataactaaaatttttatacaattaacaTAAACTATtatcgatttccgtcaaaatattcaataagaaTACAATATGAAGGGCATGTTAAAAATGGATGTTCAAACAGTTTTTCTGCCCGCTTAACATCACTTTGAAGTATAGTATAATACTTTCCAAGATAAAGTATAAGATAGAGTTATTACAATTGCgcagtttaatataattattttggccggaatcctgtgcaaaggagcctcccactgtgaAACTCTGTGATGTCGGATTTCAATCAGCTCTCGATAATTCTTTACTATTGCAAGCTCCATTAAATCTTTGCCGGATTTGATGATTTGAATTAGCGTGCtcatgttaaaattatattttagatcATGTGGAAAAGGAGATCGATATAGATGACGTGATCCGAAGATATACCAATGACGTCATAGCTTCGACAGCCTTTGGCCTTCAAGTGAATTCTTTTAAAGATAGAAACAACGAGTTCTATAAAGCTGGACAAGAGTTTTCAAAAGTTCCGTTCCATAAGAGAGTATTATTTATGATTGCTATGCTTTGGCCGGCAGTACTGAAGGTCAGTTACGATTCTTTGAGAGAAATGctaaatataacttaaatacacattatacaatatttaatatataatactagctgtaCGCGTGACTATGCTATCACGCCAAAATAGACAAAACTCGTGCGTGACGCAACACTTactaattcaaaaaaatatgtcgGGATTCTGTGAATtgattttcactattttgtggGAGGAGAGGATGCGTACGAGTTACCTGAtgtaagttatcaccgccgcccacattctcctgtaacaccaaaggaatcacaggatcgtgcCGGCCTTTTAGGGAAGATTAATCTTTTCTTTGAACGTACCCATGTCGAGTCGTCCTGGAAACGCCGCGCAAGGAAGTTAATTCCATAGTTTGGCTGAACGTAAGAAGAAGATAATATCGAAATGTTgatcaaaaaaaaacttcataattGTCAGCAATGTGTTCACAACAGTGCATTCTACGTGCATACGAAATGTAGTGTTTATCCGTATCGGTACAAACAGACAAATCCAtccaaaaattttcattttctgTTACTAATTTTTCACTACCTGTATTTATTATGTTGCAAAAATACTttagattataataaaaatcattaccTTTTTCAGATTCTAATTCcaagattttattatatgtttaataatagaaaaagaaaaatatgcaGCATTGTTGTAAAATTTTTAACTGAGgttatataatgataattttttttttattttaaataattagaattttaCAATCGTAACCAACCTATCAATGTCacagttaaataaaatttattcaattaggtctAAATTAAGAGCTTTTGAATCTTCcctgtaaatatttcttttaaattaccgaatctatcatattatgttcgaaaaaaaattaatcactTGAGAAGAgcttacaagaaactcaacggccacacttttcaatcaaatagagtatttataatggctgtaatgtaaaacaaattagttcgtaaggtgctgcatccaatatatgaatcgtgtttaaataatataaattatttcataaaaagtaataaaaaaataaactgtatagatataaattatcgtatgttgtatgcatcaacctttagagcttgaagtcattgtttgtataatgatgcttcgtgaacatgatggtcgtgattacaaTGATGGTTAGTAaatgcatccaacaaatacaatgattgaTTAACTATAACAAcgactgtatagccgagtggttagcgatcctacctactaagctaggggtcccgggttcgaatcccggtaggtgcaagcatttatatgatgaatatggatgtttgtttccgagtcatgaatgtttaaatgtgtttatatggacttatgtatgtttaagtaagttaattgtattaaatatatcgttgtcttgcaacccataacacaggcttatatatgcttaatttggggtaAGGGAATTTCTGTAAAAAGTGGGTCATTATTATAACAGgttgacctggcaccacaagcagcacccgttcacgatatcatcaatataatataactaataatactGCGAAATcgtttaaacattaaaatttaatttacagaTATTCCAAATTTCTTTATTTCCGAAAAAAACAGCAACTTTCttatctaatattatatttagtaccATGGCATACAGAGAGAAAAGTGGTATCAAGAGACCCGACATGATTCAGCTACTAATGGAGGCATCAAAAGGTATTAAAATAAGCTCCTTGAAAGATTGTATTACGTGCtacttacaaattatatttttatggttCTATGTAATATGTCTACTGAGTGCGTAGTATAttaatgtactagctgacccggcagacgttgttctcTACAATTGATATTgtcattaatatttcataaaataaagaattatttcgtaaaatatattcatataataatgaaattagtTCCAAGCAGAActctcaaaccgtgcgtcaaaaaattttctcatagataatatgtccgaacaaaaaaaatacgtttaaataactgaattcgaaaattgaaaagtataaaataactcaataaagatttaattttatacacctcttatgcaaatcttatacctttaatattaataaaatactattatttgtaagtGCTACCTATTGATTAGGTGTACGTCGTCGGTGTCTGCTCGCTTGgattgtttggttctagacgaagctatcccgctcaaagttacgcgtggcaagtgtaggtacctgccgTAACATTTGCTTtagcaccgacttcaaacctaccTATCAATAGGTGGCACGTACAAATAACAGTATGTTGTGCATTCCATTGTCGTGATTTAAAATAATcctcaaaaaatatgttaagtaGCTAGAAATGATCGAAGTTTCTAATACCATAAAcgcgttccaaatttaaattgaaaataaaataaatattatatttttgagtttttgattTGTAtccaacaatatttatggccggACTTATAATCATATAGTCAGGTAATAAGTACtgcataattatatatttgatatatttgtgTACTTaactatttaaaagaaataaaatagctatttaAAAGTATgtgtaaattgtttatttactaattttattatgtttaaaggTTTTCTGAAGATGGAGAAGAGTGAAGATGATGATACCAGTATGGCTCCAATTGTTCGGGATCATCGATCTACCACGAGTAAGTGAAGTAAAATAGTGAAGATAGAGTAGTAGAGTAGGgaacaaacattcataaattaacttaataacTCATAAATTAAGTGACGATAATCCCATATCAGGGCAATGATAATGATCTcagcactgacctgtataaataccactggacaggctgttccatatgtttgacagcaaatttttggtgcctatttgaagcgccactcgcgagcgagCGTcgagagaactaattttgacgtataatacaaatcgctgcgaaggaacgtacaaatctgaagtatttttgcagtttgaattaatttcgttcgttttccgtattatttatacttcaataatcaacgttataaagtacacaaatttgaaaattgtttcccaccatctatcgatgtttgctgaggttgtaatcactagttttagtacggcatactctcgctacatggctcGCTACCGTGGTACCAACTAGTTTCGGAGCATTTGGAGATCCTTCATCAGAGTGAGTGCAGTAAGTGATGTTAAGGTGGTATGCTATGGTAAGGTGATGAAACTGCGGATTAGCTCGCGCAGTACGTGGCTTAACAGTGCGGGGGAATCTTAGAATTAGACCCATACTACCGATGATAATGTAGTGGAAATTGTGAgtacatttacggccgttttcaataacccttagtttaacttacggttacattgctgtcaccgtttaatgacaagatcttatctatccatagtaatGTCCAAaacagttatagtccaatgctatttgtcaataggttattgaaatgtaagtaagcgtaaaaggatagatttttctacgtctagtaacttaaactaaggatagataggtttttTAAAATGGCCGTTAGTGGACCCGTGAACACCAGCAATAAAAGTTCCAGCCACCCCCGCCTTGTCAAGCCGCGCACTGCGAGCGTAAATCCGCTGTTTGAGACGGGCCATCAATGCTAACTCTCACACTCTCTCAACACTCACCCTGATAAAGGACTTCGGAAAGGTTCGAAACTAGTCGACTTCGATAATCCGTGAGTAAAGCTGTTTTAGATAAATAA encodes the following:
- the LOC126979150 gene encoding probable cytochrome P450 9f2, whose protein sequence is MFIELCVFLTSAFTLYVLYNHTRLKNFFNENGVKYKPFYPILGNTLQSTIKQKHLVEEIDEVYRAFPNEKYVAFVEGAIPHLLIRDPDLIKAITVKDFDHFVDHKGFFPVDIEPLFGNSVFMMKGERWHDMRSTLSPAFTSSKMKLMMPLMLEISNNIVEYIKDHVEKEIDIDDVIRRYTNDVIASTAFGLQVNSFKDRNNEFYKAGQEFSKVPFHKRVLFMIAMLWPAVLKIFQISLFPKKTATFLSNIIFSTMAYREKSGIKRPDMIQLLMEASKGFLKMEKSEDDDTSMAPIVRDHRSTTKWTPDELASQVFIFFIAGFESSASTLVLCLHELALNYEVQDKLYQEIKNYKEKNGKLVFEKINELNYLDCVLNEALRKWSVAIALDRMCTKTYELPPPREGGKPYSIQPGDLLLCTVNSLHMDPQYFPDPKAFNPDRFLDENKYKIKPFTFLPFGVGPRNCIGIRFAMMELKVVLFHLVANFVIQKCVKTKNPAELAPLDIIISAKGGSWAKFVPRS